The following nucleotide sequence is from Triticum dicoccoides isolate Atlit2015 ecotype Zavitan chromosome 7B, WEW_v2.0, whole genome shotgun sequence.
ATCTTTGCTTTCACATGCACATGTTACAAACCATCCGCAACTTGGACGCAGATGCTTTCATTTTGATAGTGACTGGAGTCTCATATGCTCTTTTTTTCGCACTAAATCCATATCTTTCAGCTACCgacatactcccttcgtccggaaatacttgtcatcaaaatggataaaaggggatatatctagatgtattttagttctagatacatttctttttatctattttgatgacaagtattttcggacggagggagtataagcttAATTAATGCTCTTTTGGTTGGGACTAGGAGTTATAATGATGCCAATGCTTTATTTCCGCAACAATCCTATCCTATCCTATCCTATTGGTTTGGTTTACTTTCAGCTGATGATGAAAGCAGCTAGCGCAATTGGCTATAATGTCAGATCGAACAAGAATTCATAACAATCAAGCCTAGCCTTCCTGCGGGTTACATGTTGTGCTAAACACTCCGATTTTGCAGGACTCCTTTGAGCTTCCGCGGCGGGATTCCTCGAGAGATGGGGGGGATCTTGAGATGGGAATGCATAAGCCCGATGCTTCTGATAATTTACAAGCCTTCTTGAAGAAGGTGCTCTTCTTCTGTTTACCTAGGATAGGAAACTCTCTCTCATGTTATTTCTCCATTAGTTTTTCCACTTCAGATTAATTAATGGTAGACATGATGCCTTCATGCACACAACAGGTTGATGGAATCGACAGCCTGATAGCTAAGCTCACGAGCCTCCTGACCAAGCTCCAGGTCCGTCAATTCATCATCTCCCATTCTAGCTAGTTTCCTtatttctgcttctgcttcttatATAGTATGTTGATTCTCATAGTACTGATGGTATCTCGTGTGCCTTTACTTGCAGTCTGCCAACGAGGAATCAAAAGCAGTCACAAAAGCAAGCGCCATGAAAGGTGACAACAAAACTCGTGTGCTTTACTTATCAGACCCAAATCTCCTCTTCTTAGACAGAGTTGAAAATCCTGCTGTACTTGTAATCACGCACAACAATGCATTTTTTGTAGCAATCAAGCACCGGATGGAGAAAGACATTGACGAAGTGGGCAAAATTGCTCGTATGGCGAAAACAAAACTTGATGAACTGGACAAAGATGTATGTTTTCACTTGACCTTGCTTGCCTCTGTCTGTTATTCTTCTTTCCTAGCTAGCTGTATCTGCATCTGCACAAATTAAAAGATGGACATGCTGCTTATGGTTTGCTGTTACAGAACTTATCTAACAGGAAGAAACCTGGATGCGAGGAGGACTCTGCGGTAGATCGATCAAGGGAACAGACTACTGGGTAAATTCAATTTACTGTCAGTTTGTCTCTCTTGCCTGCATGAATTACTCCGTGTTCACTGTGCTCACTGATTTCTCTCCACAGAGCAGTGAAGAAGAAACTGAAGAAACGGATGGACGATTTTCAGGTATTGTTTTCATCTAACTTGAATGTCCAAATTGACTACATGTATGTGATGATCTTCCTCTTCTGTTTGTGAATGAATAAATGTTCCCTCTAATGCCTAACACGTAGTAATCTTTATACACAAAAAAAAAAGAGTTAAAACCGGTCCATATTTCTACTTAATACTTGGGCTATTTGATTTGATATGCCCTCATAGAGCATCAGGGAGAAACTGCTCTGCTTTCCAAGCATCCAACTATATAAATTCTCAACATCTAACTTTTCATAAGCGGTGGAAGAAACTACTCTGCTTTGTTGATGCTTATATGTTctaaaaagtaaaagaaagagTTTTGCAAATTGCCTCCTTTCGACTTTCAGTAACTTTACAAGAATGTTTATTAGCCATTATGGTAGATTATTGATACTATGCAATCAGCCTGATGTCTCTGAAGATGGAATAATATAATGCAATCTTGCAACTATGTGAGTGATATGGCGTTGTTACCCCTCTGATGCAGGTGTTGAGAGAATCAATCCGGCAGGAGTACCGGGAAGTTGTTGAAAGAAGGGTATTCACTGTAACTGGTAATCGCCCTGATGAAGAGGTATAGTCGCAACATTTTTTTTCTATGGTTAAATTTGTGATTTTTTCTTTCTATTGTTTATCTTTCTTACAGTGTGCCTCCTTTGTTACTTTGGAACCTGCAGACAATTGACGATTTAATCGAGACAGGGAGAAGCGAGCAGATTTTCAAAGATGCGGTTCAGCAGCAGGGGAGAGGCCAGGTACATATGAGTTATACCTTGGTCATTATTTGGATGCTTGTGGGAAAATGCATCGAAATCTCATCAGAGTAATTTTCCAACCATCTTGCAGGTATTGGACACTGTTGCTGAGATACAGGAGCGGCATGATGCTGTAAGAGATCTAGAGAGGAAGCTTCTGGAGTTGCAGCAGGTTATACAATTTTCTTTTGCATAAGCTCTTAGAGTGCAATTTTGTTTATATTTGACACCCACCATGCATATCCATATGTGAACAGAAGGCATTTCCTGGGTTTTGGTTTGTAGATATTCCTGGATATGGCGGTCTTGGTTGAGGCTCAAGGAGACATGATCAACCACATAGAGACACATGTAAGACCAAGACTTGTGAAATCAGCTTATGTTTTCTTTCTAAATAGACCTAAACCGACTTCATAAATAAAGCAAGCTAACGGATTTTGTTTTTGCAAGGTTTCAAACGCGACCAACCACATACAGCAAGGcgtgggggctctccagaaggCAAAGACGCTGCAGAAGAACTCGAGAAAGTGGATGTGCTACGCCATCATCCTCCTCCTGGTGGTAGTGGCAATCGTCGTGCTTGGGGTGATCCAGCCATGGAAGAAGAAGTAACCCTTGAGCCACGACCTGGATTTTACCCCAACATCTCGGCGCGGTggagtatatatatacatgctgttTTTTCTGTTTGTGCATTCTGTATAGTTCTGTGACCGATTTATTCATGCTCTTCTACCGGAGGCTGCTGCTATGTTGAACCAGACAGGCCATATCATATACTGGNNNNNNNNNNNNNNNNNNNNNNNNNNNNNNNNNNNNNNNNNNNNNNNNNNNNNNNNNNNNNNNNNNNNNNNNNNNNNNNNNNNNNNNNNNNNNNNNNNNNNNNNNNNNNNNNNNNNNNNNNNNNNNNNNNNNNNNNNNNNNNNNNNNNNNNNNNNNNNNNNNNNNNNNNNNNNNNNNNNNNNNNNNNNNNNNNNNNNNNNNNNNNNNNNNNNNNNNNNNNNNNNNNNNNNNNNNNNNNNNNNNNNNNNNNNNNNNNNNNNNNNNNNN
It contains:
- the LOC119337478 gene encoding syntaxin-132-like translates to MNNLLTDSFELPRRDSSRDGGDLEMGMHKPDASDNLQAFLKKVDGIDSLIAKLTSLLTKLQSANEESKAVTKASAMKAIKHRMEKDIDEVGKIARMAKTKLDELDKDNLSNRKKPGCEEDSAVDRSREQTTGAVKKKLKKRMDDFQVLRESIRQEYREVVERRVFTVTGNRPDEETIDDLIETGRSEQIFKDAVQQQGRGQVLDTVAEIQERHDAVRDLERKLLELQQIFLDMAVLVEAQGDMINHIETHVSNATNHIQQGVGALQKAKTLQKNSRKWMCYAIILLLVVVAIVVLGVIQPWKKK